One part of the Natronorubrum sediminis genome encodes these proteins:
- a CDS encoding J domain-containing protein — translation MAVVDDRQVGCDGCGRTVPLEELTAITMPDGDRVACCPRCEPHAREAARKCSSIDQRRRTCDGCTDTILAPRVEDVVLEDGTVITCCPECAAQAPAADSKTTSASSETDEATRTADDTRTRGHSELTDEDEALCTQCNEWVTAERFEITTIDGRSERFCPTCTEAAEENGIVKAIGMRESEARDVLSVDPGASNEEIRAAFHREVKRAHPDRQSGSRSAFQLVTDAYERLQKDT, via the coding sequence ATGGCAGTGGTCGACGACCGTCAGGTTGGCTGTGATGGGTGTGGCCGAACGGTCCCACTCGAGGAGCTGACGGCAATCACGATGCCCGACGGCGACAGGGTCGCGTGCTGTCCTCGCTGTGAGCCACACGCCCGCGAAGCCGCTCGAAAGTGTTCTTCGATCGACCAACGGCGTCGGACCTGCGACGGCTGTACCGACACGATTCTCGCGCCTCGAGTCGAAGATGTCGTCCTCGAGGACGGAACCGTCATCACGTGCTGTCCGGAGTGTGCTGCTCAGGCGCCGGCGGCCGACTCGAAGACGACTTCCGCATCCTCCGAGACCGACGAGGCGACGCGCACAGCAGACGACACACGTACTCGAGGACACTCCGAGTTGACGGACGAAGACGAGGCGCTCTGTACGCAGTGCAACGAGTGGGTTACCGCCGAACGATTCGAGATTACCACCATCGACGGGCGAAGCGAGCGATTCTGCCCGACGTGCACTGAGGCTGCAGAAGAAAACGGGATCGTCAAAGCGATCGGAATGCGAGAGTCGGAGGCTCGAGACGTGCTCAGCGTCGACCCCGGTGCGAGCAACGAGGAAATTCGTGCAGCGTTCCACCGAGAGGTCAAACGAGCCCATCCCGACCGACAGAGCGGGAGTCGCTCGGCGTTCCAGCTCGTCACGGACGCCTACGAACGGCTTCAAAAAGACACCTGA
- a CDS encoding DUF3054 domain-containing protein, producing MESATRLSTRVGSADRRTFTLVAGDLLVLTALVLVGQLEHGMNPLEQPFGALEALAPFVVGWVVVAALAGLYTRPISTSVWETTRLATVAWLAAANVGLVLRQSVFGDTAAWPFPLVISAFGLVLLVGWRIGFAYVSPSTDT from the coding sequence ATGGAGTCCGCAACTCGACTGTCCACGCGCGTTGGGAGCGCCGACCGACGGACGTTCACACTCGTGGCCGGTGACCTCCTCGTACTCACCGCGTTAGTGCTCGTCGGCCAACTCGAGCACGGGATGAACCCGCTCGAGCAACCGTTCGGTGCGCTCGAGGCGCTGGCACCGTTCGTCGTGGGATGGGTCGTCGTCGCCGCGCTGGCTGGTCTCTACACGCGACCGATTTCGACGTCAGTCTGGGAAACGACGCGTCTGGCGACCGTCGCGTGGCTCGCTGCCGCGAACGTCGGATTAGTGCTTCGCCAGTCGGTCTTCGGCGACACTGCGGCGTGGCCGTTCCCACTCGTCATCTCGGCGTTTGGTCTCGTCCTCCTCGTCGGGTGGCGGATTGGGTTCGCGTACGTCTCTCCCTCTACCGACACCTAA
- a CDS encoding zinc ribbon domain-containing protein, protein MTAAITGVGAYAPRFRIDAEAFQDAWGQFQAAGVTEKAVAAADEDALTMAYEAAGRALEAADVDPETVDWLAFASSTPPLAEEDLTARLGAMLEVSDSATRHVFTGSTRAGTRALWAGMDALEADASTGLVVAADAPQGDPDDGIDHAAGAGAAAFVLERDGPAEIVDRAEYATPYPGTRFRATGEDATQGLGVTQYDRSAFTETIGGAVSGLEVDPDPTAVAIQAPDGKLPYRAAGAAGVGTDEIQAAATVHELGDLGAASVPVSLASALEDGYERVLGVSHGSGAGADAFVVDVDGDVPAETTLESDESLSYAEYLRQRGVVTTGPPSGGGAYVSVPSWHRSIPQRYTLEAGRCPECGSLAFPPEGACADCNALEEYEPVTLSGEGEIEAVTTISQGGAPPEFAEQQGRSGDYAAAIVALESGDGDETASIAAMGTDAAPDAFAVGDRIETTIRRVYTQEGVTRYGFKVRPAE, encoded by the coding sequence ATGACGGCTGCGATCACCGGGGTCGGTGCGTACGCGCCTCGGTTCCGGATCGACGCGGAGGCGTTTCAGGACGCCTGGGGCCAGTTCCAGGCCGCCGGCGTCACGGAAAAGGCCGTCGCCGCTGCCGACGAAGACGCGCTGACGATGGCCTACGAGGCCGCCGGCCGCGCGCTCGAGGCCGCCGACGTCGACCCCGAGACGGTCGACTGGCTCGCATTTGCGTCCTCGACGCCGCCACTCGCAGAGGAGGACCTCACCGCCCGCCTCGGCGCCATGCTCGAGGTTTCCGATTCCGCCACACGACACGTCTTTACGGGCAGCACGCGGGCCGGAACCCGCGCCCTCTGGGCCGGAATGGACGCCCTCGAGGCCGATGCATCGACCGGGCTGGTCGTCGCGGCCGACGCACCGCAGGGCGACCCGGACGATGGGATCGATCACGCTGCCGGTGCCGGTGCAGCCGCGTTCGTCCTCGAGCGAGACGGGCCCGCCGAGATCGTCGACCGTGCCGAGTACGCGACGCCGTACCCCGGGACGCGATTCCGAGCGACTGGCGAGGACGCAACACAGGGACTCGGCGTCACGCAGTACGACCGATCGGCGTTCACCGAAACGATCGGCGGAGCCGTCTCCGGACTCGAGGTCGATCCCGATCCGACGGCCGTGGCGATTCAGGCACCAGACGGCAAACTCCCCTACCGCGCAGCGGGGGCAGCGGGCGTCGGAACGGACGAGATCCAAGCAGCGGCGACAGTTCACGAACTCGGCGACCTCGGCGCGGCGAGCGTTCCCGTCTCGCTGGCCAGCGCGCTCGAAGACGGCTACGAGCGCGTTCTCGGCGTCTCTCACGGTAGCGGCGCGGGCGCGGACGCCTTCGTCGTCGACGTGGACGGAGACGTTCCCGCGGAGACGACACTCGAGAGCGACGAATCACTGTCCTACGCGGAGTACCTGCGCCAACGTGGTGTCGTCACGACCGGTCCGCCCTCGGGCGGGGGTGCATACGTGAGCGTCCCTTCGTGGCATCGATCGATTCCCCAGCGTTACACCCTCGAGGCCGGCCGCTGTCCCGAGTGTGGCTCGCTCGCGTTCCCGCCGGAGGGAGCGTGTGCGGATTGTAACGCACTCGAGGAGTACGAACCGGTCACCCTCTCTGGCGAGGGCGAAATCGAGGCGGTGACGACGATTTCACAGGGCGGTGCGCCACCCGAGTTCGCCGAGCAGCAGGGTCGTTCCGGTGACTACGCGGCGGCAATCGTCGCCCTCGAGTCGGGAGATGGCGACGAAACGGCCAGTATCGCGGCGATGGGAACTGACGCAGCACCCGATGCGTTCGCCGTCGGCGATCGGATCGAGACGACGATTCGACGCGTCTACACCCAAGAGGGCGTGACACGCTACGGGTTCAAGGTCAGACCTGCGGAGTAA
- a CDS encoding thiolase domain-containing protein produces the protein MRDAYLVGAGQSDYGAFPEESYRSLFRTAFEAATESVPRGLEPGDIDEAFVGNLGVGGRQLGLSGPAVTEHVGLDGVPCTRVENACAASGFATRQAVQAVKSGMADVALAGGFEIMSDMSSDATKYWLGVSGETEWERLSGTTFSGVYAQMASAHMDEYDTTREHLSRVAVKNHSNGAKNPHAQLGFECSLEDAQSAPVVADPLNLYHCCPTSDGAACALIVSEDVVDEYTDEPIRVAGVGAGSDNVGLFQRDSYTGVPATQHAAETAYEMADIEPEELDFAEVHDCFAIAELLAYEDLGFCEKGESGQLIESGATELGGEIPVNTSGGLKSKGHPIGATGAGQVVEAFKQLTGAAGERQVENPTRGLTHNVGGSGGASVVHIFEREQETEVSA, from the coding sequence ATGCGAGACGCATACCTCGTCGGTGCGGGGCAGTCTGACTACGGGGCCTTCCCCGAGGAAAGTTACCGGTCGCTGTTCCGAACGGCGTTCGAAGCAGCGACGGAAAGCGTACCACGCGGCCTCGAGCCGGGAGATATCGACGAAGCGTTCGTTGGAAACCTCGGCGTCGGTGGACGACAACTCGGTCTCTCCGGGCCAGCAGTTACCGAGCACGTCGGACTCGACGGCGTGCCGTGTACGCGAGTCGAAAACGCCTGTGCAGCGAGTGGGTTCGCGACGCGTCAGGCCGTTCAAGCGGTCAAATCGGGCATGGCCGATGTCGCCCTCGCTGGCGGGTTCGAAATTATGTCCGACATGAGTTCCGACGCGACGAAGTACTGGCTCGGCGTCTCCGGGGAGACGGAGTGGGAGCGACTCTCGGGCACCACCTTCTCCGGCGTCTACGCCCAGATGGCCAGCGCACACATGGACGAGTACGACACCACGCGCGAACATCTCTCTCGCGTCGCCGTCAAGAACCACTCGAACGGCGCGAAGAACCCCCACGCACAACTGGGCTTCGAGTGTTCGCTCGAGGACGCACAGTCGGCGCCGGTCGTCGCGGATCCGCTGAACCTCTATCACTGCTGTCCGACCTCCGACGGGGCGGCCTGTGCCCTGATCGTCAGCGAGGACGTCGTCGACGAGTACACGGACGAGCCGATTCGCGTCGCCGGCGTCGGCGCGGGCAGCGACAACGTCGGTCTCTTCCAACGAGACTCCTACACCGGCGTGCCTGCGACCCAACACGCAGCGGAGACGGCCTACGAGATGGCCGACATCGAGCCGGAGGAACTCGACTTCGCCGAGGTCCACGACTGTTTCGCCATCGCTGAGTTGCTGGCCTACGAGGACCTCGGCTTCTGTGAGAAAGGTGAATCCGGACAGCTAATCGAATCCGGTGCGACCGAACTCGGCGGCGAGATTCCGGTCAACACCTCGGGCGGGCTCAAGTCGAAGGGCCACCCCATCGGCGCGACGGGTGCCGGTCAGGTCGTCGAAGCGTTCAAACAGCTCACCGGCGCTGCGGGTGAGCGCCAGGTCGAGAACCCGACCCGCGGACTCACGCACAACGTCGGCGGCAGTGGTGGCGCGTCGGTTGTTCACATCTTTGAGCGCGAGCAGGAAACGGAGGTGAGCGCGTGA